Proteins from a genomic interval of Ictalurus furcatus strain D&B chromosome 2, Billie_1.0, whole genome shotgun sequence:
- the LOC128624873 gene encoding protein phosphatase 1 regulatory subunit 29 — translation MPTAVTVQNECLLLPACFSVQRLSTSFFHKSLLTMKMKTYAPSSPSIALLLFPSLLLLFSAPDLVCGDCWLIEGDKGYVWLAICSQNQPPYETIPQHINNTVHDLRLNENKLKAVFFSSLSRFTNLTDLNLTKNEISYIEDGAFAGQANLQVLQLGYNKLTNLTEGMLRGLGRIQCLFLQHNLIEVIATNAFWECPSLSSLDLSSNKLARLDSSTFRVLGKLMVCELAGNPFHCGCDLYTFLVWLEAFNNVTHTYDRLQCETPRELFGYPLLSPVGGPGRSALNILASMCRDGVFIPGMTSLPPDLDSSGMGPDMFDRIGPYHQPTTSSSSENTFSPSIALQHVSLSSASLLVQIPRPYSKMYILVQYNQSFVSDVMNLKNKKELITLNKLIPNTNYTFCVASIRNSQRFNHTCLHFSTRTPTTDDLLPTPSTTTHYIMTIVGCLFGMLIILGLVYYCLRRRRRQEEKEKSICVKKTILEMRYGSEVAAAAANDPTAVHKLHEQAHHQHHHGKLPMSSSSSGMLGHGPGNTSSSRLSTIPQVEKLATAFSEAMANKGNYMDVRTSGAGDERGRDGVRQAVRAEDLMEEDGSDLGDDSDDDDGRGSASEISTIAMEVDKVNQIINNCIDALKLDSVAAAVSSAATSSGNPTSPPPSCTSSITRGLIPLSPSISEACQVLPSPKIPPPPPLPLTAPLSERPGITGGGFMSPPYRPPPPATAVRPIQRQMSADAAVIVSSSKKHCGPAGGKARVYSLDVPEPRSPDPCQYPEKGSPARCGEPLDRLPLVGGGGVSCNMDGVTMDGVSLQQHLEVHPDFHCAEHRHSVPALYYEGSHDSPAQRASFLKPLSRAKRDAASYSQLSPQQHNYSGYSSSPEYSTESTLRIWERFRPYRKGPREESCYITAGNALRKKVQFAKGEDLHDILDYWKGVSAQQKL, via the coding sequence ATGCCAACGGCAGTGACTGTACAGAACGAGTGCCTACTTCTTCCTGCCTGCTTTTCGGTCCAAAGACTCTCCACTTCTTTTTTCCACAAATCTCTCCTCACCATGAAGATGAAGACATACGCCCCGTCCTCTCCCAGTATTGCTCTCCtgctctttccttctcttctcctgCTATTTTCAGCACCAGACCTCGTCTGTGGTGATTGCTGGCTCATCGAAGGGGATAAGGGCTACGTATGGTTGGCCATCTGCAGTCAGAACCAGCCGCCATATGAGACAATCCCGCAGCACATCAACAACACCGTGCATGATTTACGGCTCAATGAGAATAAGCTCAAGGCTGTATTCTTCTCCTCACTGAGCCGCTTCACAAACCTGACAGACCTCAACCTGACCAAGAACGAGATCTCCTACATTGAGGATGGTGCCTTCGCTGGCCAGGCTAACCTCCAGGTGCTGCAGCTGGGCTACAACAAACTGACCAATCTGACGGAGGGCATGCTGCGAGGCCTGGGACGCATACAGTGCCTCTTCCTGCAGCACAATCTCATTGAGGTCATTGCCACAAATGCCTTCTGGGAATGCCCCAGCCTCAGCAGTCTGGACCTGTCTTCTAACAAGCTGGCTCGATTAGACTCGTCCACGTTCAGAGTGTTGGGAAAGCTGATGGTGTGTGAGTTGGCAGGGAACCCTTTTCACTGTGGCTGTGATCTCTACACTTTCCTCGTTTGGCTGGAGGCTTTCAACAATGTCACACACACCTACGATCGACTACAGTGCGAGACTCCACGGGAGCTTTTTGGCTACCCATTGCTAAGTCCCGTTGGAGGACCTGGTCGAAGTGCTCTCAACATCCTTGCCTCCATGTGCAGAGATGGAGTTTTTATTCCAGGGATGACTTCGTTGCCACCAGATTTGGATTCCTCAGGCATGGGGCCCGATATGTTTGATCGTATTGGACCGTACCATCAGCCCACAACCTCATCCTCCTCTGAGAACACATTTAGCCCTAGTATCGCACTTCAGCATGTGTCTCTTTCTTCAGCGTCCTTGCTCGTGCAGATACCACGGCCCTACAGCAAGATGTATATCTTAGTACAGTACAATCAGAGCTTTGTTTCTGATGTGATGAACCTGAAAAACAAGAAGGAGTTGATTACGCTGAACAAGCTCATACCAAACACCAACTATACTTTTTGTGTGGCCTCCATACGCAACTCCCAGCGTTTTAACCACACATGTCTTCACTTTTCCACTCGGACTCCCACTACAGATGACTTGTTGCCCACCCCGTCCACTACCACACATTACATTATGACCATTGTGGGCTGCTTGTTTGGGATGCTGATTATTCTAGGTCTGGTGTATTACTGTTTGAGGAGGCGTCGAAggcaagaagaaaaagagaaatcaATTTGTGTGAAAAAGACCATCCTAGAGATGCGGTATGGATCTGAGGTTGCAGCTGCAGCTGCTAATGATCCAACAGCAGTGCATAAGCTCCATGAGCAGGCCCACCACCAGCATCACCATGGCAAGCTTCCCATGTCCTCCTCAAGCTCAGGCATGCTTGGTCATGGCCCTGGTAATACCAGTTCCTCACGTCTCTCCACTATTCCTCAAGTAGAGAAGCTGGCCACGGCCTTCTCTGAGGCCATGGCAAACAAAGGCAACTACATGGATGTTAGGACTtcaggagccggagatgagagAGGGCGAGATGGAGTAAGGCAGGCTGTTAGAGCAGAAGACCTAATGGAGGAAGATGGAAGTGACCTGGGAGATGactcagatgatgatgatggtcgaGGGTCAGCATCAGAGATCTCTACTATTGCAATGGAAGTTGATAAAGTTAACCAGATCATTAATAACTGCATTGATGCACTTAAACTCGACTCTGTAGCAGCTGCAGTGTCCTCTGCTGCCACATCAAGTGGAAATCCCACTTCACCACCACCTAGTTGTACCTCTTCCATAACGAGGGGGCTAATTCCACTCTCACCTAGTATCAGTGAGGCCTGTCAGGTCCTGCCCTCCCCCAAAatacctcctccacctcctctgcCTCTAACAGCTCCTCTTTCTGAAAGGCCAGGGATTACAGGAGGAGGCTTCATGTCACCTCCATATCGCCCTCCACCACCAGCCACGGCAGTGAGACCTATTCAAAGACAGATGAGTGCCGATGCAGCTGTGATCGTCAGCTCTTCTAAGAAACATTGTGGTCCTGCTGGTGGAAAAGCTAGGGTGTATAGCCTGGATGTTCCAGAACCACGCAGTCCTGATCCCTGTCAGTATCCTGAGAAGGGTAGCCCAGCCCGGTGTGGGGAACCTCTGGATAGGCTTCCCttggttggtggtggtggtgtaagcTGTAACATGGATGGCGTCACTATGGATGGCGTGAGCCTTCAGCAGCACCTGGAGGTACATCCAGACTTCCACTGTGCAGAGCATCGTCACTCGGTCCCTGCCCTCTACTATGAGGGCTCCCATGACTCCCCTGCACAAAGAGCCTCTTTCCTCAAACCCCTATCACGTGCCAAGAGAGACGCTGCTTCTTATTCTCAGCTCTCACCCCAGCAACACAACTACTCGGGGTACTCGTCCAGTCCGGAGTACTCCACCGAGAGCACACTGAGAATCTGGGAGCGCTTCCGTCCGTATCGAAAGGGTCCACGTGAGGAGTCCTGTTACATAACAGCTGGAAATGCACTACGCAAGAAGGTCCAGTTCGCAAAGGGAGAGGACCTACATGACATCCTGGACTACTGGAAGGGTGTGTCAGCACAGCAAAAGCTGTGA